In Setaria italica strain Yugu1 chromosome IX, Setaria_italica_v2.0, whole genome shotgun sequence, the genomic stretch GGACCCTTAGGTAAAGGATTCGGTGATTTGTGCCGACTTCCTTGATGAGATGATGACCTCGGAGATGGTGTTGCTTTGCTACTTCCTTaattgctgctgttgttgctgcaTAAACCACTATAGCTATATATATAGGTTTTACTCATGCATGTAGTATTATTCCCTCGTTTCCTTAGCTTGttgcttttgggagttgacatggcctacccacTTCTCGGGTAGACGGTGACTTTTTAGGGTCCTAGCCCGACTACGGCTTCGACAACGACagatgggaagactagggatggttCTTCGCTCGAGTCGCCTTTGGACATGGAGTTTGCCATAGCTTATGTTTTCGTTGAGTaaatgttttacctttcttgattcgGCCTGATGGATTTGTATTGGCATGTGCCGAAGAGATGTACTCATTACTTATGATATTTGTACTCTGTTGTCGCTCtatatttctgtgttggtatggatttataccatctgagatagggattcgcacgtgatagccttcctggactatcaccgaggtgcgtaggcttgaattctctgAAATGGGAATTCGGGTCCGTTTCACTCATATTGATAGCACCATTTACCTTTTTTCTATAAAGAAATGGTAAGAGTTCGTGCCTTGGAACAAAAGAATTTGATGCACCACTTTCGTCTCATGTACATTATACAGATACAGAAGCATGCATGCCCATACATCTTCGATCAAGCAATGTTGTATCAACATCTTTGCTCAATCCTCAATTGCTTTGTGTCTAGTAAATGCACTTTATTTGGCGGATCATGACTTTCTAAGAATATCACTCAGGTTGGGCATATCATATACTACTTGATAGAACACTTTAATAGTTGATTAAGATAGCATGATACATTCAGTAGGGAGTGACTAAAGCATTCACATATGGAATGACCCGTGAACTAGATCATATCCAAGAGAAAGGACATGTAGGCCTGTTTCAAACAAATGTCAGGGCATTCTTCGCGGGGTCTCAGAGCTTATGGatctaaaataaaagagaatGAGATCCAGAACCAATATACTTGATTGTTTGTGGTACCTCTTTGGCTCTTTTTGAAATACAGGTGGGGCGGGGTTAAAGAAGCAAGTTTTGCTTGTTTTGGACCATTGGGTTGATGGCCGACTCAAAATTTTCTTTAATAAATTACAATGGTATGGCACTTAACTAATTTAGGGAAGAGACATGAACTAAAATGGCATACCAAGAAACTAATCACTAACCAATTTACATCCCTAGGCAGGGTCAAAGACTTCTGGAGAATTATTGTCTTTGGAGGATGAAATAATGCAGGTGAATGTTTGTGCGCTGATGTGGGTATGCATATCTgcaagaaataaaataataaatctAGTTGAAGGCAGAACCGATGGATGCAACTTGTCATCCTATAGCATCGCACATAGCTTATCTTGATGTTTAGCAAATATGCTTGTCAATaactatcatcatcatcatcatcatcatcatcatcatcatcatcatcatcatcatgatcattattattattattattattattattattattattattattcttTCCTCGGAAGATTTCAAATGTTTCATGgcaaaacaagaaaagtaaTTACTAAGACGAAATCATGCATAGAACCTTACCCAAATTTGGGTATAGTCAAGCCTGAATTATTCTAAGCTGCCAACCACCACACCATACACTTAGCACTTATTCCAATGAACCTTATGTCTTTTACATTATGATTCAAAGTTTTGGATTCTTAAGGGCTCATTTGGCAGAGCTGCGGCTGTGGCTTCTTTGGTGAAGCAGCTTTTTTTAGCTTTGGCTTGTCTGGATGGaaaaatgtttggcaaaacggcttctccttgctgtgtaacatggataaaaatgataaaatatCTGTAATGCCCTTCcgctttttatttttatttttcatttttctcttttcttcccttatttttttctcctctctttaaTTTCCCTTCTCTCCctttgatgaggacatcactccTTTGGATACATACAACGATCCTCTGCTGATCTTTCAaggtccaatcactagagctcgcACGCGACAATTGAATTTAGAGGTGAGCTCGTTCCTAAACACTTCTTTATAGGATTTCGAGAATAGATTGCTACCTAATGATTATATTGTGATTAGGAACCAAGGAGAGGGCTAGGAGATACTTGGAGAAGAACTTAGAGGTGGCGATGATCAGCAAGGGTGTGCAAGTCAAGTTGGAGGCTCAAATcaagtcgacttcgagtccGTCTCGGAGTCCAGGAGCAGTCTGCGCTAAAACGGATGCCCAGGTCGCATACGGGCTTGGATTTGGACGTTCTTAATATGTATAGCTAACGAGAAGACCTTTCCAATGGCACTGGTTTTAGGCCCAAATTCATCAGGAGTCATCGGGAATCATCCCAACAATTCGACGTCCAGAATCTGTTTCGGTGCTACGACGCCGTATTTTGGTCTTTGGGCCTTGTATCATGTTGGAAACCATTAGGGGTGCATCCAGGGGGTCTTGCACGTCCCTAAGGTCTTCATAAACAGCCACCGTCCAGCcattagggtttgggttttgcttagattattCTGTCAAGAACAGTCTCATCGTGTCGTCGGTTTGTGAGACCCCAACTTGTGAGATTATTCATTCATCTACAAATTCGGTTGCAATctttcttgttcttgcttgtgttcttcaatTCGCAGGCAAGGATTAGCTTTCTTGGCGAGGTCGATCGTGCATCGGTGGTCAATAACCTGAGGAGATATGGTGCTGCAATTGCGGGGTTTGGAACGTGTTGTTCAGAAGCCGGATCGATTTGTGTCGCGACTCCATTAAATCGAGAGTTATCAGAACCTTTCAGAAGATCAGAAACCCTTGTTCACATTACCCTTATCCACTCCTCCGCCACCTCCTACCCTTCTTTTCCTTGTCGCTCAGCTCTCGTTCGATCCCTCACCTTGCTGTCGCCCTCTGCTCGATTCCCCGCTTCGCCTCCTTCCACCATGCTGCCGATGCCTTCCAGCCGCACCTCCTCCCCTGCGCCGCTTTCACCTCGCTCCTAGTGCtggccgcctccacctcgcgtTGTAGCGCCGGCCGCATCCACCCCGCGCCGCAGCTTCCACTGTCGCCCTGCCCCGCACCGCCCGCCGTCGACTGCCCATGTTGTGGCAAGCATGCGGGACCTCACGCTGCCTGTGATGCTGGGCGGGGCCGCACCAATGGCCGCGACATCCAGCCATCCAAGTGAGGTAGTGGCAATTTCCCTGTAATTGCATCCAACTTTAGGGGTATTTTGGTCTACTGGGGATGCGGGTTGGGGAGGGAGCTGTGGGGAGCCAGTTTTTTCGGCTCCCCCTCCCTTAAATGGCTCGAGAGAGCGGATTGTGGGGGGCTTCTTCCTCGAAGCCATTTTGCAGATGGCCCATTGGCAAGCTTCAGCTTCTGCAGGTGGAGAAGCCGCAGCCGAAGCCTTGCCAAAGGGGGTCTAACTTTGGCAAAGACAATTACGAGACACGCATAAATGTAGAATAGGATTATTATTTATGATAATTCATGATAATTGGCATGTCAAACTTTATTATTGGAGTACAACCTCATACATCATTTAGAAGATGGCACCACCGATGAAGGGCTGCTGCAAGTAGGGGTTTGCCAAAGCCACTTGGTTGAACACGCTAGACACAAGCTGTTGTTGCTGCAATTGGGCGACAGGACTCACCAGAGCTAGTTGGTTGAACACGTTTGGTAGCAATTGTTGTTGCTGCAAGTAGGCAGCAGTGATGGGGTTCGCCAAAGCAACTTGGTTGAGCACGCTAGACACtagttgttgttgctgcaacTGGGCGAAAGGACTCGTCAGAGCTAGTTGGTTGAACACATTTGGCAGGAATTGTTGTTGTTGCCAGTAGGCAGCGGTGATGGGGTTTGCTAGAGCCAGTTGGTTGAACACATTTGGCAGCATGGTAGCAATGGGGTTCACCAaaagttgttgttgctgctgcagaGTCATAATGCTCTGTACTGCAAGATGTGCTTGGCATTGCTGCTGAAGAATGGCAAGCGGTTGTTGAATGAGCACGGCTGATGGGGCCAAGATACCGGATGCCAGCGCTTGCAGCTGCACGCACGGGTGTGTGACTGCTATAGAGGTTGCGGCAAGAGCACTCACTGGCGAAATGTACGCGGAAGCAGCGCTTGCTGAGAGAGCAAGGAGAGCAAAGAAGGCAAATATCTTGGCTGCCATCTTTGCTGAGAGTTTGCTATGCTTTTTTAGTGTCTATGTTTGCTCTTGCTATGGGTGATGAGCTAACATATGATTTGGGGCCTATTTATAGAATGTGGAGATCAAGAACATCAAGCAAGGTTTTGGCATTTTGTAAACAAAGTGTTGGGAGTCCAGGTAAGCATAGATGACATGTCATCGAGTCGATTACAACATTTCATGACTCATTTTTTTGGAAGTATATTTAGTATGTATTGGCAAGATAGCGATATATACTTGATTGGCATGTCTCTTTTGTTGTCTTTTCTTGATAAATGAAAAGTGGAGGTATACTTACTTTAACTTTAAATATGGCACGTCAAATTTGTTTATGCTTTGTGGAACTGAGTTTGTAATGTTGTGATCTGGTGATATGGATTTATAATTTTCTCAACTAGATTTGTCCACCACTTGTCATGTGTTCCACACGTCACACACTCATTGTTTCATaccttttttcattttgttttcttgaAGGGTCTAGTGTATATGCGGCAAATCAAATGTATATTTAGGTCATTAACAATGGCTGATAGCCCAAAGTGTACTAACTATTAAATCCCTCTTAATTCTTAGTCTAACTTTTATCTTCTTTTATGGAGAAAATTTCTTGTACACCTTACCTCTTCAGGTACTCCCGTACTCCCACTTTGAAATGCAGCACCAAAGACGTATGAAAAATTGCAACAAAAATGTGGATAGATAGAGAAAATGTAGCATGATGCAAAATTTTGGGTTGCATCTAAAACTTGTGcaaggagaaataaaaaagagaaattacAAGACACCATAAACATAGAATAGGATGCCAATAAATCATCTTTGATATTATTTAGGATAATTCATGAAAATTGGCATGTCAAACTTTATTTTTTGAGTACAACCTCACACATCATTTAGAAGATGGCACCACCGATGAAGGGCTGCTGCAAGTA encodes the following:
- the LOC101768929 gene encoding 22 kDa alpha-zein 16; the protein is MAAKIFAFFALLALSASAASAYISPVSALAATSIAVTHPCVQLQALASGILAPSAVLIQQPLAILQQQCQAHLAVQSIMTLQQQQQLLVNPIATMLPNVFNQLALANPITAAYWQQQQFLPNVFNQLALTSPFAQLQQQQLVSSVLNQVALANPITAAYLQQQQLLPNVFNQLALVSPVAQLQQQQLVSSVFNQVALANPYLQQPFIGGAIF